One Glycine max cultivar Williams 82 chromosome 1, Glycine_max_v4.0, whole genome shotgun sequence genomic window, aaaatcgCTCTTCTATATATATCATTACCATGCTAAAGATTTTCATGGAGATATAAGATTGACCTATGGATAGAAATGAGGACTTAAGAatgaagggagaagagagagaaatggtAAATCTCTCACACTTATatttctaacaaaaactaacaaactaacatttatcaataaaaaaatgttaaagattTTCATGTGATCATATAGCACAATAACAACACAATGTGGATTTTGAAAGATGCtttcaaccaaaaaaaatcaCTGGTTTTACATTcccgaaaaaaaaaattgcttataTTCCAGGCTACAAGGTCCCATAAATTAAGCATGTTTAATAAATGTTGAAAGGatttattgtatatattgtacattttgGATGATCACActtattccttttttataataaacataaaattaatattcattaCATATGATCAGTCTAATAATAAGTAATAAGAATAAACTCTTAATtgctatataataataaataccaTGTAACATCATACTCCTCTTCAAGCTAAAGCCTATTTGTCATATGAAGAAGTTTTTTACAAATATGATTAACCCAAGAGAAATGAAAGGCAATTCCAATTGTATGATTGTGCCAAATAAATGATGGCTCGATGGTAACCAACAAAGGTGCACAATGGCGATGGGTATTTGATAGAGGACTgagagagataaaaagaaagtaaatcTAAGGAAATTGAGATAAGTCTGAATTCTTCTATCTTTATTTCAGTTGCTCTTATTATTTATACGGCAAATTTACGAAAGGGggttagttttaaaaactaattaccaAAAAGGGTCTCTTTTTAAACAATTTGCAACCAGGGTCTATTTTTTGATGGGTACCGCCATTGAAGTTGGCGAGAAGCTTGGTGCCGCCATTGAAGATGGCAAGAAAGCTTGGTACCGCCATTGAAGATGGCGAGATAGCAGCTTACGTGGAGGGTGCCGCCCGTGCTACTGGCGAGACACATCCACGTTGGATCCGCCAACTCCATTGGCGTTACGGGGCTTGACAAGGGCGTTACGCTGTCTTCGGGGAAGGCTTGCATCACAATCGTGTTTCCGCCACACATCATTCGCAAGAAGAACTGGATGTGCGATCGCTGCTGGCGCTGCAAGGCGGAGCAGCCGCCGGCGTCGGAGGAGGAGGCGGACCAGGAATTCACCGCCTTGGCCTCGTCTTTCCGCATCCTCACACAGACTAAGTCCAAGAAATCCTCGTCGTCTTCATCATcaaggaagaggaggaagaggagatcGTGATAATTTTGACAATAATGAATGGAGGAGCCATCAATCCACTAGAAGTTgtggaagaggaagaggtaGAAACAATTATGAAAAAGCATATGAAAGGAGGTATAATAAATCTAatgttgaatgttttaattgtcATAAATATGGCCATTACTCTTGGAAGTGTAGAACAAATGTTGAAGAGAAGGtcaatcttgttgatgataaagaagATAAAGAAGTTGAAGAGTCAACACTACTACTATCACTTAATAATGGTAAGAAGGAAGACAAATGCTTATGGTATCTTGACAATGGAGCAAGCAATCACATGTGTGGATGCAAAGAGAAATTTGTGGAACTTGATGAGAAGGTGAAAGGAAATGTTTTATTTGGAGATTCTTCCAAGTTGCAAATCCAAGGAAAAggtaccattttaatttctttaaaagatggTGCTCACAAATTAATCACGGATGTTTACTATGTTCCTAAACTAAAAAGCAATATTTTGAGTTTGGGACAACTTGTTGAAAAGGGGTATGAAATTCATATGAAAGATTGTTGTTTATGGCTTCGagataaaaattctaatttgattGCCAAGGTGTTTATGTCAAGAAATAGAATGTTCACTTTGAACATTAAAACCAATGAAGCAAAATGTTTGAAGGCTAGCATAAAAGATGAATCATGGTGTTGGCATATGAGATTTGGGCACTTGAATTTTGGAGCACTAAAATCCTTAGGAGAGAAGATGGTGAAAGGGATGCCTCACATCAACCATCCTAATCAATTGTGTGAAGCATGTCTCCTTGGAAAGCATGCAAGAAGGAGTTTTCCAAAAGAAGCTAATTCAAGAGCAAATGAGCCTCTCCAACTTGTTTACACCGATGTGTATGGCCCAATCAATCCTCCTTCATGtggtaacaataaatatttcttgctttttattgatgattatagtAGAAAGACTTGGGTTTATTTTCTAAAGCAAAAATCTGAGGCATTTGtagcttttaaaaattttaaagctcTTGTGGAAAAGGAGAGTGGTTATGTAATCAAAGCTCTAAGATCCGATAGAGGTGACGAATTCACATCAaaagaatttaataaattttgtgaaaaatatgggATTCGTCGTCCTCTAACGGTTCCTAAAtctccacaacaaaatggggtagcagagagaaaaaatagaactaTTCTTAATATGACTAGATGTATGTTAAAGGCTAAAAATATGCCAAAGGAATTTTGGGCCGAAGCTGTTGCATGTGCCGTTTATTTGTCCAATTGCTCCCCAACAAAGAatgtcaaagatcaaacaccacaagaagcatggagtggaGTGAAGCCAAGAGTTGATCATTTAAGAGTATTTGGGAGCATTGCATATGCTCATGTACCCAACCAAGGAAGATTCAAGCTTGATGATCGAAGTGAGAAACATGTGTTCATTGGCTATGATGCAAGCTCAAAAGGCTACAAATTGTACAATCCAAACAATGGAAAGACAATTGTGAGCCGagatgtcgagttctatgaaGAAGGCACATGGAATTGGGAGGAGAAAGAAGACACTTATGATTTTTTCCCGTACTTTGAAGAAATAGATGAAGAAGCCTTGACTCCAAATGATTCAACTCCAGCACTTTCACCAACTCCTTCAACCAATGAAGCCTCATCATCTTCCGAAGGGAGTTCAAGTGAAAGGCCAAGAAGAATGAGAAATATTCAAGAATTATATGATGAAACTGAAGttataaatgatttgttttgtctttttgttgACAGTGAACCCTTAAACTTTGATGAagcaatgaaagaaaaaaggtggagacaagccatggaagaagaaatcaaaACTATTGAGAAGAACAACACTTGGGAGTTATCAAGCCTTCCCAAAGGTCATGAAGCAATTGGAGTCAAATGGGTGTtcaaaatcaagaagaatgCAAAAGGAGAGGTTGAGAGACACAAAGCAAGACTTGTAGCTGAAGGTTATAAGCAACAATATGGAGTTGATTATGATGAAGTGTTTGCACCGGTTGCCCGCATGGAGACCATTCGTCTTCTTATTTCCTTGGCAGCTCAAATGAAGTGGAGAATTTTTCAGCTTGATGTAAATCGGCATTTCTAAATGGCtatcttgaagaagatgtctatgTTGAACAACCAATGGGTTTTGTCATCGAAGGTCAAGAAGGAAAagtcttgaaattgaacaaggcGTTGTATGGTCTAAAGCAAGCACCGAGGGCATTGAATACTCGCATTGACAAGTACTTCCAAGACAATGGGTTTGTTCGTTGTCAGAATGAGTATGCTCtttatgttaaaaattttaataatggtgatgtcttatttatttgtctttatgtGGATGACCTTATCTTTACCGGCAATaacccaaatttgtttgaagACTTCAAGGAATCCATGTCTCATGAATTTGATATGACAAATATGGGATTCATGTCATATTACTTGGGAATGGAAGTGAAGCAAACGGAGAATGGTATCTTTGTCTCACAAGAAAGCTACACAAAAGAAGTgttgaagaaatttaatatgCTTGATTGCAATCCCATGAACACACCTATGGAAGGTGGCTTGAAGTTATCACAAAGTTTGATGAAGGAAAGAAGGTAGACTCCATGGTCTTCAAGAGTCTTGTGGGGAGTTTAAGGTATCTAACCAATACAAGGCCCGATATTCTATATGCGGTGGGAGTTGTGTGTCGCTTTACGGAGGCTCCTACCTCTCCTCATCTAAAAGCCACAAAAAGAATTCTTCGTTACTTGAAAGGtacaattgattttggattgttTTATTCTCCCTCCAATAACTATAAGCTTGTGGGATTTTGTGATAGTGATTTTGCCAAAGATGttgatgatagaaaaagtactaccggatttgtattttttatgggtGATTGTGTTTTTACATGGAGTTCTAAGAAGCAAGGCATTGTGACACTTTCTACTTGTGAAGCCGAGTATGTAGCTGCAACTTCTTGCACATGTCATGCCATTTGGCTAAGAAGATTGTTGGAGGAACTTCAGTTGTTGCAAAAGGAAAGCACAAAGATCTATGTTGATAATAGATCTGCACAAGAGCTTGCCAAGAATCTGGTGTTCCATGAATGAAGTAAGCATATAGATACAAGGTATCATTTCATTAGAGAGTGCATTACAAAGAAAGAAGTAGAATTGACTCATGTGAAAACTCAAGATCAAGTTGCGGATATTTTCACCAAGCCTCtcaaatttgaagatttttgAAGATTGTGAGCAAGACTTGGTGTGCAGAAGAATTTTCCAATTAAGGGAGGAtgttagatattaattagaaaaataataataacaagttttatgaGCCTTAAATTGTGGAAGATGAAAGTTGTAAGGTTGTAAGTTACAAAGTCTTGAATAAGCAATTATGTGAGCATTCAGTATTCTTGAATAAGCAAATTATGTGAGTGGTCACtctattttagtataaataggggatcatactcttgtattttgtgtggcaaatgaaataaaatattcttcttcttccaacacTTGGAAGGGTGACGGTGATCGGTTGCGCCCTCGTTGCGGTGGTGGATGGCAGGGGTTTCGATGACAGACATTTAGGAGGCGCTGCGGCCGCCGAGAGTGGGTCAGAGACAAGCCAAAGAAGCCATCGGAATGGTGTGTTGGTCGCGCTGTGCAGTGAAGCTGAGCCGAGCCGCGACGGACGGAGATGAAGAGTGTGAAATGTAAGAGAGAGTTTGGGATTTTGTTTTGCCGTGGTTTACCATGTTCTAATCCCCTTGCTGCTtcatttttatactattattacaTTGTGTGtctgttcttatttttattttttaattccctacCAAACGGTGTCGTGTTCCACTGTGTGTTGGAACTATCCAACGGTGCTCTCACGAATAAGGTGATGGTGGGGCCCTTCTGCCTTTTGGAAGCAGCGGATGCTTATTTGgaatttttgtattatatttattcACCCAAGGACCTCGTCATTTTTGTATTATCTGACATATCTCGCCAATGGTGAAGGCGAGATGTGTCTCGCCAGTAGCACGAGCGGCACCCTCCATGTAAGCTGCTATCTCGCCATCTTTAATGGCGGTACCAAGCTTTCTCACCATCTTCAATGGTGGCACCAAGCTTCTCGCCAACTTCAATGGCGGTACCCATCAAAAAACAGACCCTGGTTGCAAATTGTTTAAAAAGAGACCCTTTTTGGTAATTAGATTTTAAAACTAATCCCCTTTCATAAATTTGCCTTATTTATACAATTGACATTCAACTGAAATGCATAAAGTTTGTTGCAACATAATTATTCATCAACTGCAAACTAATCATCAACTGCCTGAGCTAACAACTGCTGAGGAGTTGGCGTTCTAGTGATACCCACGTCACACATAGTCCTGCAGGTAAGTAGGCTTCACGATAACCCTCTTTGGCCTGCTGTTTGTTACTGTGTTGTCCCCTGTTTCCTTGTGATTGCCTTCTGCATTGGTATCAACATCCACTGATACCAGGACAACGCGGGGTCGTCCATGTAAAAGGACGCGATAGTGAGGCGCTCGTGGTCGGGTATTCCTTGGTAATCGAAAAATTGGGATATTTTGAATATCCAACCAAGGGGATCGTTGCTGTCAAAGCGCGACACATCGAGCTTCATGTGGTGGCGGTGAGCTGGAGAAAGTGGCGGAAATGGTGACGGAGACAGCAAATGTGGAGGCATTGGTATGGAAGCAAATCGTTCGATAAGGGAGTCAATTTTCGCGGTAGGTATGGAAGCAAAACGTTCGATAAGAGAATTGATTTTCGTGGTAAGAGTGGTATGAATGGATTCAACTCTAGTGTTGAGGTTGGTATGGCCAAGGCTGAGGCGGCTGATAGCTTCTTCCAATTTGTCCGTTGTGACTTGACGAGTGTGGTGCTCGGGCATGGTCGGACCAGTTGATAGAGGACTGAGAGAGATAAAGAGAAAGTAAATCTAAGGAAATTGATATAAGTCTGAATTCTTCTATCTTTATTTCAGTTGCTCTTATTATTTATACAATTGACATTCAACTGAAATGCATAAAGTTTGTTGCAACAGAATTATTCATCAACTGCCTGAGCTAACAACTGCTGAGGAGTTGGCGTTCTGGTGATGCGCGCGTCACACATAGTCCTGCAGGTAAGTAGGCTTCACGATAGCCCTATTTGGCCTACTGCTTGTTATTGCGTAGTCCCCTGTTTCCTTGTGATTGCCTTCTGTATTGGTATCAGTATTGCTCACTTGTGAAAGAAGCACACTCTCAGGTAGAAAGAGATAAGGAAAGAGAGAGGACATCTTGAGTTGGAGAGAGAAACAATGCCTTTCTCTATTGAAATGGTATCCTTGGTCTTTTCCTTTCTCAATTCATCGATCAACGGCCGCCTGCCAATGCTTCAACATCTAAGTTTTCACCAGAAAAAGCCATAAAAGGGTAGAAAGGGTAGATTATGTTTatggaaaggaaagaaagccatttttttattttatcactgTGAGAAAGAAATAGAGAAAACCAATGGACCAAAGATGCATCACGCGTTAGAAAGGAGAGCACACGTGAACTTCACGGTGTTTGGTTGCGTGCTAGATACCGTGGAGGTTATCAAAGATAAGCAACAATGGTAAAAAATCACAGCCAAAAAAAGGATTGGTGGGGTAGCTACCAAATAGTGACAGAAAGCGCGACATCGCAAATACTGCACACACGAAGTAAATAGGATCAAAGAAAACCCTAGTCTGAAGTGGGGAGGCGCTTAAAAATGGTTgcaaatggtcatcaaaggcagAGTGAAAGTGGTGACTAATTGGAGTTGAAACATTTTGGAAATCCAATTGAGAATGATGGCTAAAGAGATCATGAAAGATGGTACCACTGTAATACAATGTTAAAAGGGTATACTATAATATGTTGTGTGTGTTGGGGGGATCAcacttaatttgtttttttaaccttagaatgtgagtttgactttaatttaATTCCAAAAGCTTACTCATAAAGAGTTATCCTTCCcttttatattatatcttaacactatttttatttgatcttgtacttaatttttcaattttacaacaagtaaatataatcactattaatttttctattcaTTTACAATAAGTAAATATAATCACTATTGATTACATAGGATTAATCTAATAATCAATAATACAAAGTAAACCTCTAATCGttatctaataataaaagataatctgataataaaaaaataaaaaaaaaaacctttgaaaCAACATTTCTTAATGACTAATGTTTTCGAAAGGCCAATTTTCATGTCTACTCGTGCTGGTATTAGCACTTACTTTGCATCGCATATTTTACAGATGAAAAAAGCTGCTAAGACgtgcaaataaaaaatagatgatCTCATGATTCAACATGGTTACAGATTACAATTAACTGTTGTACACGAAAAGTTTTATTACCAAAGAAATCACAATGCTTTTAACTAAGCAGCATGAGCCTAAACCAAAAGACACCAAAGCACACCTCAATTGCGCATTTACAAACAGATTGGGAACTAAATCCTAACATTCACTCAATATTGATTCTAACAACTTTCTTTGTTCTGCCCCCGGAATCGGTTCCTGCCTCATAGTTTGATGGAAATCCTCTCGATCTTCCTGCTGGCTCCAAATACTGAAGTGGCCAAACCTGCTTTCTGTTATGCTTGCCACTGCTAGAATCTGCAACGTTGCTGTGCTCTTAACTCatacaatatttaattaaacatttcatgTTAAAATCAGTCATGATTAAACAatgattttacatatatattttggaaGATTGtgacacggtttaaatatcttgggtctgtaatacaggatgatggagaaattgaaggggatgtgaatcatcgcattcaagcatgatggatgaaatggagaaaagcatcgggggtgttatgtgatgcaaaggtaccgatcaagctaaagggaaagttttatcggactgcggtaagaccggcgattttgtacggaacagaatgttgggcggtcaagagccaacatgagactaaagtaggtgtagcggagatgaggatgttgcggtggatgtgtggtaagactcgacaggataaaattagaaacgaagctattagagagagggttggagtagcgcctattgtagagaagatggtggaaaatagacttaggtggtttgggcatgtagagagaagaccggtagactctgtagtgaggagagtagaccagatggagagaaggcaaacaattcgaggcagaggaagacccaaaaagactataagagaggttatcaagaaggatctcgaacttaatgatttggatagaagtatggtacttgatagaacattatggcggaagttgatccatgtaaccgaccccacctagtgggataaggcgttgttgttgttgttgttgttattgttgttgtgttaACAGATTggcatacaaattaaataaccaTCAGAACATATTAGAGTTGTCTGTGATCAATAAGTAGACAACACTGATAAGGACACCCCATTTACAGATCATATGTCTAGTCAGGCAAGTTTAGTAGCATATTAGCGTACTGCAGTGTCCAGAAGCTCCTCACTAAGTGAAGGTATGAGGAAGGGTAATTATAcccagccttacccttgcatacaTTTACCCTCTCTCATACCTTTGCTTTGCTTAGCAAGGAACCTCCAAACACTAAGGTATGCTAGTATGCTACTAAACTTGCATGTGACCTAGAGAAGGCATTGGTTCAAATATAGGAAACATCCTCTCTACTTGTGGATAAGGCTGTGTACATCTACCTTCTTCAGACCCCACCAAGTGTGAGAGCCACATGCATTGGCAAACCTTTTACTAATTGCAGGAGAGATCACATAAAATTGTGCCAAAACAATTCAAAACAAAGATGGAAAATTTTACTTTGCCAAAACATTATACTCATAACAATCCTGCAGCACGGTGTTCAGGATTTCTCTATTCGTGGACGACATGAAATACTTTATCCACTTAACTTAAGAAGAGACAAATCAATCaaaccatgttcaattattcatTGTCCTTAATTGTGGAAgctttcttattttctaatgGAGCGAACCATTACATAAATAGTAATACaattattgaattttgaaaattgaaactgTAATTAATATTTCGTCTGTGAACAGGAACATGGCAATGAAAAATTCACTCAGCATTGACTGAAAATTTCAATGTAAACTAAGTTCAAGTTATTTTGCATCATGATTTCAGCCacaaattatatcaataataatcaaatatagcataccaaaaaaaaaaaaaacaaagtcttATCCCACTAGATGAtatcggctacatggatcacaaGATGTCATTTGGCACGGTTAaaatcaaagttccaaaaatatTGAGCATATAACAATACAAAATGCATAATTTTCCCATGCTAGCGAACAAGAAATTTGTCAAGAAACTTCTGAAGTTGAACtaacactttaaaaaaaaacagaagtgAGATAAGAAACTATATTGAGCACATAATAGGCAGGATACTTGTTGACTAAGTGGGGAAAAATGAAAGCTTACCCTCCTTCCTATGCACATCAAATCCGGGCAATTGTGCCATATTATTTCCTTTCCATGCTTCTTCAAATCCTGCAAGCTCAtctgaaatattaaaaaacaaataaataaatcaatattgaagagagagaaaattctaCCTCTCTAGATACTGTCAAACAAATAATCAGATAAACCAGCATGAACAAACCTTCATTAAGATTGTGGAGTGTTTGTGTGGTATCAACCTTACCATCTGAGTCGAGCTTCCTCAAAACTGAATGACCCTtcacacataaaagcaagcttaGTTTCCatactaattataaaattctacATTTCCTTTCGTATAAACATGGAAGTTAAACAACTGGACAAAAACCAGAACAAAATAACAGTCTTTTCTGATAGGAGCTTTGCGAGCAGTAAACTTGGAGACTCATAATTGTTATGATATTGGCTTTTTTCATTAATTCACAGTGACATTACAACTTACAAGAGAGGTACATTATTAGACCAATAAGATAAACACACCTTGTCATGGATTCCTCTGGTGATCCTCCTATGTGATGCCTGGCCTGTTGTTGTGTCAGCTTCTTTGTTTTCCTCCATTACCTCCTGAATCACAAAGATAGCATTAgcgaaaataataataataataacaataaggtttaaatacattttttatctttgtaattcagtgtttttttttatttcaatccttataaaaaaaaaacattatctaaaGGATCATAaggacaaaaacaaaacaaacataatttataaggactaaaacaaaaaaaaaacttaaattatatgaattaaaaagatatttaaacttaataataataataataataataataataataataataacaaattataactataataTAATCCCAAGAACAATTGACAGTAAAAGGAAGTCTCATACCCCATTAGCCCCCATCCTTCTGATTCTAGTAGATGTATAGTATGCACCATCTATTCCGCCATATGTTACTCTGCTTGTCTGAAAAGAAAACTTGCGAGCCTTGGGTTCAGCCATGCAATGGTCATTCTTGTAAGTTACATCACTGTTCTTCCTCTCTGTTAGCAATCACACAACAATACATATATTAgtaaagcaaataaaaaaaatgttaatcaaAATAcctaataatacaaaaaaataacttatctCAGTATGTAAAATTAACTacatcaattaatattatttgactcAGTTAAAAggctaaattttaaaattgtcgaATTTTACATTGACTGTGAAGAGTCTAACATAACCCTCCTCCTTCCTCCTTTACCTAAGTCGAAAACAGGCTATGAATCCACAAGCAAAGTTAATGGAATTTCATAAAGTAGTTTTGACCACAAATTGAGCAGCAACGTCAAGGTCAAGGTTTTAGGATTATCTGTGAGCACAAGGCAACCACAATTGTGACCTCATCAACAAAATTCGTCAGCAATTTTCCACAATACCATTGAATGCAACAAAATCACGATCACaaccgcaatttaaaacctcGGAAATAcctaacaacaataataaaataaaattaacagaaAGAGAACATTACCATTAACATCATCATCTGGATACTCAATTGACGGTTCCATGGTCGATTTAGATTTTTTCTTATCAAAATCTTTCTCTCCAGTTTCAGGGCCATTATCAGCCCCCTCATCATCAGAGTCTATTTCTTCTATAACTATTCCTTTTTCTCTGTTTGTCTTCTGCATTGCTCTTGATGCAGAACTTGGACCAAACAAGCTATCAAACGGGTCTGTGAAAAAGGGATCATCAAATGGATCCCTGCCACCAAAAAGACTTGGCATCCTACTTCTATGAAATCCAAAGTCGCCAAAATCTTCAAACCGTCTTGGTTCAAAAATGTTATTGTCTCGAACTTCTCTACCCTTCTGCATCTTCTTTATCTGATCTTCACAAAAGAAgaatccaaaacaaaaaacacataaatttcaatcaaaatgTTCATTCAATAATTCAGACCATAACATTAAACATATAATACTAATCAATGCCAACAACTCCTAATCAAGTTTGGGAAAACATGAATTCAGAAAAATTATCACAACAAATCGGCACATCTCATAATTTATCTTCATGGATATAGACTAGAGAAATGTGGCtcaataaagaataaataaaaggaataacTTCAAGTTGTAGAGAAAAGTAGAACAATTTGAAATGCAAATAATTTGAATCGcacaaaaagaataattattacACGAAGAGGTTACCTGAGGAATAGGATGAAAATTGTATTGAGGGAGAGAAGAAGGCAGAACAAAACAACGTCCTatgaattgaaattgaaacttTGTAATAATAAAGGGACCAATTTATATGGTAGAGACAGGACACGGAGGGAAGGACACGTGGATTTTAATTTACGTTAGTTTTACGTAAACTAGAACCTTCTAGCTATCTCTCTTTCTCACTTTCCTGtggattcaatttttaatacctTATCATAACTCACACATTTTTAGATTatcaaattcattaaatttgggataatttaaaaaaaatcgtaaATTATTTGTGAGTTTATAAGTagatctttaaattaaaaaaataaataatcatgtaAACTCTTTCTAATAGAGTttataagattttcaaaattattataaactgtCGTTGTGAAGATATTAAGTTATCATGAACTAATTTTAGGAAACTACTTTTCTaatttataaacttaattaaaaaattaatttaagaatctatatttaaaatttttcaaatagtctAGAACTAACTActgattatgtttttttttttttaaaaaacaagtcTACATAGGGTCAGATAGATTAGGGATTGACGAACACAAAGGAAAATTTCGATGtgtgaagtaaatatttaaatgagaatttataaaaaaaaaatagtatatgtataaaaaaaatattaaaatgagtcAATGTACCTACTGCTTACGACTATgctatttttttgtattaatttatatGTGTCGAGCCTGTAAATAAtgattgtttaattattattttttataacgtAGGTCGTGTTTAGGATACTTTTTTtacttacatatttttttattattatttccaagacagcaattgaaaatataacttatagtttttattatattaaaatttattttatttttattttttaaaaatgtctaAGTCAATTTAGACATGTTTAGGATTTATTACTATATACAGGTTTTTCTGCTAAATAATGATAATACAGGTTTTCaagattgataaatttaaaaattaaaataaatattataaaaacaaattaagtgTGGATGATTTTAGTGCAATTTGTCTCGCAATGAGGAATTTTTCTTGTTCATGGTATTTGAATATTTCCTGGATCAGCTGGATTCATTTGAGTTAGTTCACTGTGGAGGAATGCATTTTTGGGTTGAGTTAATCTAGTTGCAGGTTACAAATTTATTTACCTAGTCCAACCTTATAAAGGTTGCGGGATAAAAGAGAGGTGTTTGATTAAAGTAGtacttttttacaaattattttttgaaacgggtcttttaaaattaattatcagaTTGTTTTTAGGTATTAACAGTTATTTTATGGCCAATTTTAACAATaaccaaaagaggaaaagaaaatcaattgatTAAGCATAAATAGTTAATGTGTTTAAATTAGGATTAAATGATAGtactttaatttgattttaaaaaaataattattgacgAGATTTTATTTACTTCCTGACCCAAAATCCAGATACTCAAACATCTTTCTCTTATCGgatgattaaaacaaaaaaaagaaaaactacgcCCTAAAGAATTGCACACCCATAGCATCAGCCAAGCGGTGTTGGTAGAGATGACCAGGTGGGGA contains:
- the LOC100794365 gene encoding uncharacterized protein isoform X1, whose protein sequence is MQKGREVRDNNIFEPRRFEDFGDFGFHRSRMPSLFGGRDPFDDPFFTDPFDSLFGPSSASRAMQKTNREKGIVIEEIDSDDEGADNGPETGEKDFDKKKSKSTMEPSIEYPDDDVNERKNSDVTYKNDHCMAEPKARKFSFQTSRVTYGGIDGAYYTSTRIRRMGANGEVMEENKEADTTTGQASHRRITRGIHDKGHSVLRKLDSDGKVDTTQTLHNLNEDELAGFEEAWKGNNMAQLPGFDVHRKEEHSNVADSSSGKHNRKQVWPLQYLEPAGRSRGFPSNYEAGTDSGGRTKKVVRINIE
- the LOC100794365 gene encoding uncharacterized protein isoform X3, with amino-acid sequence MQKGREVRDNNIFEPRRFEDFGDFGFHRSRMPSLFGGRDPFDDPFFTDPFDSLFGPSSASRAMQKTNREKGIVIEEIDSDDEGADNGPETGEKDFDKKKSKSTMEPSIEYPDDDVNERKNSDVTYKNDHCMAEPKARKFSFQTSRVTYGGIDGAYYTSTRIRRMGANGEVMEENKEADTTTGQASHRRITRGIHDKGHSVLRKLDSDGKVDTTQTLHNLNEDELAGFEEAWKGNNMAQLPGFDVHRKEGLKLGGKALILTTKKKRVCN
- the LOC100794365 gene encoding uncharacterized protein isoform X2; translated protein: MQKGREVRDNNIFEPRRFEDFGDFGFHRSRMPSLFGGRDPFDDPFFTDPFDSLFGPSSASRAMQKTNREKGIVIEEIDSDDEGADNGPETGEKDFDKKKSKSTMEPSIEYPDDDVNERKNSDVTYKNDHCMAEPKARKFSFQTSRVTYGGIDGAYYTSTRIRRMGANGEVMEENKEADTTTGQASHRRITRGIHDKGHSVLRKLDSDGKVDTTQTLHNLNEDELAGFEEAWKGNNMAQLPGFDVHRKEDSSSGKHNRKQVWPLQYLEPAGRSRGFPSNYEAGTDSGGRTKKVVRINIE